Genomic window (Drosophila sulfurigaster albostrigata strain 15112-1811.04 chromosome 2R, ASM2355843v2, whole genome shotgun sequence):
cctTACCCTGGATAACAAGATCAGCTGATTAACCGTTTACATACCAGGGTTGTAACAATAGCTATTAAAACCGCTTAAAATGTGTGGACGCACTTGCCTGTGAGTTAttctaattgttttttatttagattaaCGTATATCGTGTATTGGTTTAGAACACTCGATCCTGAACAAGTGCTGTGTGCGTGCAAGTATCCAAATGAGAAGCTCCAAGATGACGCCAAGCAGCAGGAATACGCAACTCCAGAATGGCGCGCAGAGTTCAATTTGGGCCGCCGATATCAAGCCTCCTATAATATTGCGCCCACCGACATAACACCGGTGATGTATGTAGATAGCTCTTagtattattacaattaaactAACAATGTATTTCCAGCGTGTCAGCTGCGCACTTCGCAGAAGGCGCAGAGGATCAAGAAGGTACACATCGCATTGTTATGCCCATGATGTGGGGCATGATTCCACCGTGGCACAAAGGAGACTACCGCAAGCATGGACTAACCACGAACAATTGTCGGCTGGAGCATTTAATGGACTCCAAACTGTATCGCGGACCCTTTAAACGTGGCCAACGTTGTGTCGTTGTTTGCGAGGGTTTCTACGAGTGGCAGACTACAAAGCAGGCAAAACCATCCGATCGGGAGGCTTACTTGCTCTATGTGCCACAGGAGGCAGATGTAAAAATTCACGACAAAAGCACTTGGTCGCCATCAAATGTAAAACTTCTGCGAATGGCAGCCTTGTTTGATGTATGGCAGGACGAGAATGGCGACAAAATGTATAGCTATAGCATCATAACCTTTGAATCCACCAAAATAATGTCCTGGATGCATTATCGTATGCCGGCTATACTCGAAACGGAACAGCAAATGAATGTGAGTAATCCAGATCAATTTACTTCATTATTCATATtacttttcattcaatttagaccaatttattaaatatattattattttatgtttgctcCTCAACTTTCATTTAGGATTGGCTGCACTTTAAGCATGTAAGCGATTCGAAAGCTTTGGCAGCACTTCGTCCGGCGACTGGCTTACAATGGCATCGTGTTGGCAAATTAGTGAATAATTCGCGCAACAAAAGCGACGAGTGCAACAAGCCTTTTGAGGCAGCTTCCAAGCCTGAAAAACCCAAAGGGATGTTGGCTTGGTTAACAGGCAATAAGCAGAAGCTGCATcaaaacaaaccaacaaacGATGAAGTAGTTATTAAGGAAGAGACCGCTAAACGCAGTGTCGATGAGATTTCTCCAACTGCAGCTGAAAGCGCCGCCAAGCGGACGCGTTGCGCACCAATCGAAATAGCGCCTCCAGCGCTTAAAAGCGAACCTCAGATTAAGTTGGAGCCCACCGAAAGTTGATTTTCGAATTAAAACAGTTgttttatagtatttaaagtttattttgcatttaaaaccAAAAGTATTGTTTCTCATTACCCAAAATTCTATGATATTATagcatgtatgtatatatagcgTTGAATTTGCTTAATTACAAAGGCTTAGcatataaaaaattgatttaaattgttttttttttttcagttagtGTAAAAAGATTTGTTTCTTTGCTATTCGCTTAATTTACTAAACTCGATGTTACAACTAGCAATGTTctcgatgtgtgtgtatgtgtgtttataaTACGACGTTTGTAGCTGCCAACGTTATTTAAGCCGCGACAGTAAATTGTAAGCAGCCCGTTAAAATGAAGCTTTTAGTTGTTGGTTTCTCGttgcggttttttttttgtagaaaataatattaagcaataattgtttttttttcagtatttgcACTTGAACTGCTTTTTCcgcatgcaaaatgcaacaataacaaacaaaatggtGTCAATGTTGCGCTAGCTGACAGAGAGCGAATATGAATGGAAGAGGGAAGAGAAAGGCGTGGTGGGTGGGAAGGGTGATTGAGCACGCGGCCAATGAATTGTTGTGGGTGTATGTATCTGTATGCGTTTGTGTTTGCAAGTGCTTAGAAatacaattgttgtttattagtCTAGGAATTACACatgtaaaagtattttaaattatgtatacatacatatgtatataaaatttgtgttCTTTTGTTCGTTTATGAACTTTGAAATTAGCATTATGATCAATTTTGAGGGAcgaattataatttgaaaaaatactttgCGTTTTGCGCAGCTCTGCTTGGCAGAGAGAGGGGGATGGGGAGACCAAAGTCTGGTctctctgagtgtgtgtggattaGCGGCTTTCTTGCATATGTGAAGAattgatatcgatatcgaGAACGTGCATGGTACGTGACTACCATTATGTACTTTAAGTGCCTATTTATTGAGATTgcaatttatactttatatctGACTGCATACACAGTATTTCGCTTGTTCgaatatttcaacaattttgtattgttttgtttttatggattgcacttgaaaatgtaaattataaaactgAGAATAGTAGCGAGTGAGATGAGCGCGTGATACGCGATAGTTCAGGAATGCTGTAATCGATAAGCAAGCGCTCATCTCGAATAACGTCTCAAAGAGTGAGAGCAAGATGCAAATAGAGAGTCAAGTAGACGGAAATAGTGGGAGTGGGAGAGAGATTGCATTACTCAAATGGTGTGGTAAACATGTTGATGTTTAGATCCTCAAATGTTGTCGTGCCGCTGTGGTCGAGCATCTGCAGCACATCGGAGAACTCGTGACCCTGCGGTTGTTGTCCGCCCGCTGCCACCACGGGATGCGGGTGTGGGTGATGGGCATGAGGATGCGGATGTGGATGCGGATGAGCCGCAGGATGTGCGGCTGCAGCATTCTGCCAATCTCCCCACTGCGCTGCAGCTGGTGCCGCCTGATAAGCGCtcgcctgctgttgttgctgctgctgacgctgttgttgttgctgctgttgtccgTTTCCAGCACTTAGTTGGGTGTAAGTTGGACCGCTGGGCGAACGTGCCGGGCTGCTCTGTTGATATGCCGGATAAGCCTCGCTAGCTGTtgcttgtggctgctgttgtgaaGCGGGACGCAGTGCACCCCAAGCATTAGGCGTGGGTGATGTGCCCGATTTGGGTATCTTGGCTAGCGGCGATGGACCGCCTCCAGCTGCTGTGGCGCCATATGGTGAATGGGTTGCATCATAACTGTATGCCACCGGCGTATTCTGCGCCGAACCTGGACGTGGTGGATGAGGCGCCTGCATATGCATCTGATAGATGCCGGCAGGATCGCTGCCCGTTGGCGTAATCTCGCGACGCGGCGGCTGCAGCGTGTAATCCACGCCCGGAGCTTGCACATagacatgttgctgctgctgttgttgttgctgctgctgctgttgttgctgatctgcctgttgctgctgctgctcaggcGTGGCGCCGTGCAACGTCTTGCCAGAGCTATTGGTGCACACAATGTACTCCACCTCATCGGTGTAGGGATTGAGGAAAGCGTACGCTTGAGTACGCAGCCAAACAAATTCCGAACTCTTGGCTCTAGCTCGATACAGCAACGAAAACATTTGTCCCTTCTGCTTGAGCACCTGATCGAAACTCTCTTTCATGTGACTCTGATCCTCCGGATGAAAGAAATCATAGCAGATTTTTCCCAGTAGCTCGGTAGGCGTATAGCCCAAAATGTGTAGCACACGCTGATCCACAAAGGTGAACTTGCCATCGAGAGCATGACGTGTGATGAACTCGCTCTGATTATTGCTGCCCGTCATATCGTTGGCCGCCGTCGAAGTCACCTGCAGTCGCCCAATGGCCACCAGGCAGCAATGCGAGGCCATGTCATCCACATCACGTTCCATGTGCACATTGGGAAACATGTCGGTGGGTGGCCAGTTCTTAATGTAACCGGTGCAATGCACCACAGCATAGTTAGAACCATCTCGAGACGGACCGAGGGAATTGCGTTGCTTGAGGCGATTCAGGTGACCCGAGACCATGGCATCGGGATTGACGTTGCCTACACGCATGCGACAGATGAAACCACGCCGGGCGCCCATACTGAGGCGCATGCTCGACTGATGTCCCTCCTTCTTGACGGTGCCGGACTTGAGGTCGAGTATGCGTCCGGCATTCTGTGATTCCTGCGTCGACAGCTGTTCCCGTATCTTGTCTCTATCGTCGGGATGAATGTGCTCATACAAACTGGTGCCATACCAATCGCTTTGGGTGTAATTCAGCACGGGAGTCACTGAATCCGAAACGTATATCACTCTCCCAGTATCGCAGCTGACCACAAACAAGAAGCCATCGGCTGCCTCCAGTATCAAGTGTTTTAGCTCTTGATCGGTCAAGAATGAAGGTTTATAGGTGCCATCACTGCTTGTGTTGCCGGTGCCACGCAGATTCTTCATGTGGGCAACGGCCATA
Coding sequences:
- the LOC133839478 gene encoding abasic site processing protein HMCES: MCGRTCLTLDPEQVLCACKYPNEKLQDDAKQQEYATPEWRAEFNLGRRYQASYNIAPTDITPVIVSAAHFAEGAEDQEGTHRIVMPMMWGMIPPWHKGDYRKHGLTTNNCRLEHLMDSKLYRGPFKRGQRCVVVCEGFYEWQTTKQAKPSDREAYLLYVPQEADVKIHDKSTWSPSNVKLLRMAALFDVWQDENGDKMYSYSIITFESTKIMSWMHYRMPAILETEQQMNDWLHFKHVSDSKALAALRPATGLQWHRVGKLVNNSRNKSDECNKPFEAASKPEKPKGMLAWLTGNKQKLHQNKPTNDEVVIKEETAKRSVDEISPTAAESAAKRTRCAPIEIAPPALKSEPQIKLEPTES
- the LOC133839472 gene encoding aryl hydrocarbon receptor nuclear translocator homolog; the protein is MDEANIQDKERFASRENHCEIERRRRNKMTAYITELSDMVPTCSALARKPDKLTILRMAVAHMKNLRGTGNTSSDGTYKPSFLTDQELKHLILEAADGFLFVVSCDTGRVIYVSDSVTPVLNYTQSDWYGTSLYEHIHPDDRDKIREQLSTQESQNAGRILDLKSGTVKKEGHQSSMRLSMGARRGFICRMRVGNVNPDAMVSGHLNRLKQRNSLGPSRDGSNYAVVHCTGYIKNWPPTDMFPNVHMERDVDDMASHCCLVAIGRLQVTSTAANDMTGSNNQSEFITRHALDGKFTFVDQRVLHILGYTPTELLGKICYDFFHPEDQSHMKESFDQVLKQKGQMFSLLYRARAKSSEFVWLRTQAYAFLNPYTDEVEYIVCTNSSGKTLHGATPEQQQQQADQQQQQQQQQQQQQQHVYVQAPGVDYTLQPPRREITPTGSDPAGIYQMHMQAPHPPRPGSAQNTPVAYSYDATHSPYGATAAGGGPSPLAKIPKSGTSPTPNAWGALRPASQQQPQATASEAYPAYQQSSPARSPSGPTYTQLSAGNGQQQQQQQRQQQQQQQASAYQAAPAAAQWGDWQNAAAAHPAAHPHPHPHPHAHHPHPHPVVAAGGQQPQGHEFSDVLQMLDHSGTTTFEDLNINMFTTPFE